A window of the bacterium genome harbors these coding sequences:
- a CDS encoding WecB/TagA/CpsF family glycosyltransferase gives MIFKKLLTSPEAVTEKVFESIKQERALLLTYFNQHCFNVYCEDEAYRNLIDQKFNAYQADHGVYFAAKFLNHSDPKRIESTAINSLILNELINVNSPIVIIGGSFEENFLLKEAERRSINLAFYKNGFFVESEINDIVANLKLTDAQVIFVGMGVPKQELFAEKLSRALQNKVIICVGIFFEYYFGTTRRAPVLIQKFGLEWLFRLLYEPKRLWRRYLIGIPEFIFRVIKIKFSTK, from the coding sequence ATGATATTCAAAAAACTTTTAACCTCTCCTGAAGCCGTTACCGAAAAAGTATTCGAGTCAATTAAACAAGAACGAGCTCTTTTGCTTACATATTTCAATCAGCATTGTTTTAATGTTTATTGTGAGGATGAGGCTTACAGAAATTTAATCGATCAAAAGTTCAATGCTTATCAGGCTGATCATGGGGTCTATTTCGCCGCAAAATTTCTAAATCATTCGGATCCAAAACGTATCGAATCTACTGCAATAAATAGCCTTATCCTGAATGAATTGATAAATGTAAATAGTCCTATCGTAATAATCGGTGGAAGTTTTGAAGAAAATTTTTTACTCAAAGAAGCGGAAAGGCGCAGCATTAATCTGGCATTTTATAAAAACGGTTTCTTTGTTGAATCAGAGATCAACGATATTGTCGCAAATCTCAAATTGACTGATGCTCAGGTAATATTTGTAGGCATGGGAGTTCCAAAGCAGGAGTTATTTGCTGAAAAATTATCTAGAGCATTGCAAAATAAAGTTATTATATGTGTCGGAATTTTCTTCGAATATTACTTTGGAACGACCAGGAGAGCGCCTGTTCTAATTCAGAAATTTGGATTGGAATGGTTATTCAGATTGCTCTATGAACCGAAAAGGCTTTGGAGGAGATACTTGATCGGGATTCCTGAATTTATTTTTAGAGTGATAAAAATTAAGTTTAGTACAAAGTAA
- a CDS encoding glycosyltransferase family 4 protein, giving the protein MYLKYFSNKNDYQVHFITNGGDSLERLKEINSLHFKILKFSTGISNIFQLANFYKEIKKYLIANKIDLVHSHHRFPEFILSTFANKLSIKTVFSPHGFVYGYKRFSFKSDLIISVSYSATKNLIDDYGVEVDKIRTIYNPVNKEQYDNESGTNNLKSKYSLPNDYKVILFMGRITLEKGYDTLLKAFIKVNEKFRKSFLILSGSDQTKNLIYKLTSDVNNIQFLQPGNNSEELFSIADIVVLPSRSDTFPFVMIEAGSFKKPFIGGNTGGIAEFIEDGKDGLLIDPENHEQLAERIIYLLNNPETGKIMGLNLHEKVKRLCNYNSYFCKVEKIYNSLITS; this is encoded by the coding sequence ATGTATTTAAAATATTTCAGTAATAAAAATGATTATCAGGTCCATTTCATTACAAACGGTGGCGATTCACTAGAAAGATTAAAAGAGATTAATTCTCTACATTTTAAGATTTTAAAATTCTCGACCGGGATAAGTAATATTTTTCAGCTTGCAAATTTCTATAAAGAGATTAAAAAATATTTAATTGCAAATAAAATCGATCTGGTACATTCTCACCACAGATTTCCGGAATTTATTTTAAGTACTTTTGCCAACAAGCTGAGTATTAAAACCGTTTTTTCACCGCATGGATTTGTTTACGGTTATAAACGCTTTAGCTTTAAATCGGATTTAATAATTTCGGTGAGTTACTCTGCAACAAAAAATCTTATTGATGATTACGGTGTTGAAGTGGATAAGATTAGGACGATTTACAACCCAGTTAATAAAGAGCAGTATGATAATGAATCAGGTACCAATAATCTTAAATCAAAGTATTCACTTCCAAATGACTACAAAGTTATTCTATTTATGGGTAGGATTACCCTTGAAAAAGGTTATGACACCCTTTTGAAAGCATTTATAAAAGTTAATGAAAAATTCAGGAAATCGTTTTTAATTTTAAGCGGCTCTGACCAAACAAAAAATCTAATTTATAAATTAACTTCTGACGTTAATAATATTCAATTTCTTCAACCAGGTAATAATAGTGAAGAGTTGTTTTCAATTGCGGATATTGTAGTGCTTCCATCGAGATCAGATACTTTTCCTTTCGTAATGATAGAAGCAGGTTCTTTCAAAAAGCCTTTCATCGGCGGCAACACCGGTGGCATTGCTGAATTTATTGAAGATGGAAAAGATGGACTACTTATTGATCCAGAGAATCACGAACAACTTGCTGAAAGAATCATCTATCTATTAAATAACCCGGAAACCGGAAAAATTATGGGATTAAATCTACACGAAAAAGTTAAGCGACTTTGTAATTATAATAGTTATTTTTGCAAAGTAGAAAAAATTTATAATTCTCTAATCACTTCATAA
- a CDS encoding T9SS type A sorting domain-containing protein, translated as MKILYIIQALLLFPVVIFSQTDEPVVLARENGIDIEITFKSEPFLQKLDRDKRVIEYINSLDESQPGTPVLPTKTYFVAIPPLSKIKIHSSSQKYNYIKDIGISFNPEIFLSQDSILSYRKTTADLENFSFDEYPTQEIETVGYTWIRNYYCAAIRINTHRFNWKKKEIREIVSSRIHIDFTDIQSYPQNTGSPGQFDEILKDVILNYETASQFKADNTTYYPADTSGNWIDYSKEYVKLQIADDGIYRIDHDQIINYGINPHNINPKTFKVFAKGKEIPLFVLGQNDLSFDPGDYIEFWAERNYGSSDYKEIVNTGEDYLNYFDRYSDTSIVWLSWNGNEGERIFEQNLSNPGITDTLQHHKAFYHIEEDVRLWYYDAVSPRVQLPNWQENKVWTWHFLGNGGSVDINFNSTNFVQDSPVKITARMISNATDGLFTNNHRFGLSLNSGLPEDTIVFSFKETVNFSAEYISNQLISGNNFVRIFGMQNDSLRWHQGLVDWVDIEYDRYNTAENDSLLIRVPENNITSAKVIKVSNITQDSSDIIIYKIGPNYKKINSFNVSNSVLTFSDTVSANDRYMIIQQALVKTPAFVTKKFFINLRDQNRGADYIAISNRILQSSSEEYLNFIDNNYDTRNELIYIDDIYDEFSFGFNKPEAIKDFLLYANLNWIFPSPSYLLLIGDANYDYKNKITPPPVERRKNLVPSYGNPVSDVWFTMWDTSNVNLPQMFVGRLPVTSNEDLNLYLNKHQVYINRVYDDFNKRYLFFSGGDPGNPGQLELLKTANSNVLNNLIKPAPIGGEGVHFYKTIDPPSNFGPYTREQIDNAIDSSGLFISYIGHSGTETWDNGITDVADLKSSFNDRLSLITDFGCSTGKFAEPDVDAFGELFVSGSVDGQSIAYLGNASWGYVSTSVNYPQLFYTNLLSDSLPVISRIHYLAKMQLLNQFGTGDVNRVFNYSNILFGDPIIEFRLPQKPNITITEQSFRSENNFPLDTDDSVKVNVGLFNYGKVQGDSVLITIVDNHLGVQKYFLEYYIPLPLYKKDILLSIPISGLVGEHNLQVTLDKDNKFDEIYENDNSASFNFVVYSSSVRTIEAERFYNSSRAKVKLLNPVFLPEGNITSMQINISDNPDFINPLQDEILLDTLSTHYQLLSTQPNKRYWLQARINSFQSNWSEPFSFFNTNVNYDWYFGNSFNPEDVEFNNISFDSTNNGWQLKNYTNILEITSAGFNDGGFGSIKLNDLELLPNSYYWGIATAVIDSITLNPTDFRYFVYHEPMIADSLLIAYIDSLPVNTLLAMTLATDGAQSVLGWSSGTPVRQAIESLGSLYIDSVFYRDSWCMIGKKGASQGTVLESFSKSSAGFAMIDTNVFVSFTTGWIQLPQIKNAHQWLSVTKIDSLPSGSEINYIPIGIKSDNTTDTLNALTFSGNTADIKSINANTYPSIKILTRIIANDDYETPAFKELGIDFIPVPDLATNYQVVSATDDSVLIGENIGLTFYVYNVGESKADSFSVKVEVINEDNTRQTILTQKVDSLSPGSQNRFDIVHNTSSGSGAKTFLINIDSENQIRELFEDNNFFSVPFYVKPDTSQPTLNLTIDGNDILDGEYISAEPVIHIELNDQSLLPITEPSSVMVYLNDELIPPDTSVITYTFSETNPKVSVDFTPVLVDGEYNLKVLWRDYEGNIVDSSGVEKFFLVSNEAKILNVYNYPNPTTGETHFTFKLTQIPEEIRIKIFTIAGRLVKEIKLTGNDLKYDFNKIYWDGRDEDNDLLGNGVYLYKVIMNAGDKTEEVTQKLAVVK; from the coding sequence ATGAAAATTTTATATATCATTCAAGCATTACTCTTATTCCCAGTAGTTATCTTTAGTCAGACTGATGAACCAGTCGTGTTGGCAAGAGAAAATGGAATAGATATTGAAATAACTTTCAAATCAGAACCATTTTTGCAAAAGCTTGATAGAGATAAACGAGTAATTGAATATATAAATTCTCTCGATGAATCACAGCCGGGAACTCCTGTATTACCAACAAAAACTTACTTTGTCGCAATACCGCCATTAAGTAAAATTAAAATCCATTCCAGCTCCCAGAAGTATAATTATATAAAAGATATTGGGATTTCTTTTAATCCGGAAATATTTCTTTCACAAGATTCAATCCTTTCATATCGGAAGACAACTGCTGATCTTGAAAATTTTAGTTTTGATGAATATCCAACTCAAGAAATTGAAACAGTAGGTTATACATGGATCAGGAATTACTATTGTGCAGCAATCAGAATAAATACTCATCGATTTAACTGGAAGAAAAAAGAAATCAGGGAAATAGTTTCATCAAGGATTCATATTGATTTTACTGATATTCAGAGTTATCCTCAGAACACTGGTTCTCCCGGTCAATTCGATGAAATTTTAAAAGATGTTATTTTAAATTATGAAACAGCCTCACAATTCAAAGCTGATAATACAACTTATTATCCGGCGGATACTTCAGGTAATTGGATCGATTATTCAAAAGAATATGTCAAGCTTCAAATCGCTGATGATGGAATATATCGAATTGATCATGATCAGATCATCAATTATGGCATCAATCCTCACAACATCAATCCAAAAACTTTTAAGGTTTTTGCAAAAGGCAAAGAAATTCCGTTGTTTGTTCTTGGTCAAAATGATCTTTCATTCGATCCGGGAGATTACATCGAGTTTTGGGCTGAAAGGAACTATGGCTCATCAGACTATAAAGAAATTGTAAACACTGGTGAAGATTATCTTAATTATTTTGATAGATATTCTGACACTTCTATTGTCTGGTTAAGCTGGAATGGAAATGAGGGAGAAAGAATTTTTGAACAAAATCTTTCTAATCCAGGAATAACAGATACTTTGCAGCATCACAAAGCATTTTATCATATCGAAGAGGATGTTAGACTTTGGTACTATGATGCCGTTTCACCCAGAGTTCAGTTACCAAACTGGCAGGAGAATAAAGTCTGGACCTGGCATTTTCTCGGTAACGGCGGAAGTGTAGATATTAATTTCAACTCAACGAATTTTGTTCAGGATTCTCCGGTTAAAATAACCGCAAGAATGATAAGTAATGCAACTGATGGACTATTCACAAATAATCATCGATTTGGTTTAAGCTTAAATTCAGGTTTACCGGAAGATACAATAGTCTTCAGTTTCAAGGAGACAGTAAACTTTTCTGCAGAGTATATTTCTAATCAGCTTATTTCGGGAAATAATTTTGTTAGAATTTTTGGAATGCAAAACGATTCACTCAGATGGCATCAGGGATTAGTAGATTGGGTTGACATAGAATATGACAGATATAATACTGCTGAAAATGATTCTCTGCTGATTAGGGTTCCGGAAAATAATATAACATCAGCAAAAGTTATAAAGGTTTCCAATATCACACAGGATTCTTCAGATATAATAATCTATAAGATCGGACCTAATTACAAAAAAATTAATTCGTTTAATGTTTCAAATTCTGTTTTAACTTTTTCTGATACTGTTTCTGCAAATGATCGGTATATGATAATTCAGCAGGCTTTAGTTAAGACACCTGCATTTGTCACTAAAAAATTCTTTATAAACCTTCGTGATCAGAACCGGGGTGCTGATTACATCGCAATTTCCAATAGGATATTGCAATCTTCATCTGAAGAATACCTTAATTTTATTGATAATAATTATGATACAAGAAATGAGTTAATCTATATTGATGATATTTATGATGAATTTTCATTTGGATTTAATAAGCCCGAAGCAATTAAAGATTTTTTATTATATGCAAATCTAAATTGGATTTTTCCTTCGCCATCTTACTTATTGCTGATTGGTGATGCTAATTATGATTACAAAAATAAGATTACACCTCCGCCTGTCGAGAGAAGAAAAAATCTTGTACCTTCATATGGTAATCCCGTTAGCGATGTTTGGTTCACAATGTGGGATACTTCAAATGTCAACCTTCCTCAAATGTTTGTTGGAAGACTTCCTGTGACGTCAAACGAGGATTTAAACCTATATCTTAATAAACATCAAGTTTATATTAATAGAGTATATGATGATTTTAATAAGAGATATCTTTTTTTCAGTGGTGGTGATCCCGGCAATCCGGGCCAGCTTGAATTATTAAAAACAGCGAATTCAAATGTTCTTAATAACTTAATTAAACCAGCTCCGATCGGAGGAGAAGGGGTTCACTTCTATAAAACAATTGATCCACCTTCAAATTTTGGCCCTTATACTCGTGAGCAGATTGACAATGCAATTGACAGTAGCGGATTATTTATTTCTTATATCGGACACAGCGGAACTGAAACCTGGGATAATGGAATTACAGATGTAGCAGATTTAAAAAGTTCATTTAATGATCGACTTAGCTTAATTACAGATTTTGGTTGTTCAACCGGCAAATTTGCTGAACCTGACGTTGATGCATTTGGTGAATTGTTTGTCTCTGGTTCAGTTGATGGTCAGTCAATTGCCTATCTTGGGAATGCAAGCTGGGGTTACGTTTCCACATCAGTTAATTATCCGCAACTATTTTATACAAACTTACTTTCGGATTCACTTCCGGTAATTTCCCGTATACATTACTTGGCAAAGATGCAGCTTTTAAATCAGTTTGGTACCGGAGATGTTAACAGAGTGTTTAATTATTCTAATATACTTTTTGGCGATCCTATAATTGAATTCCGTTTGCCACAAAAACCAAATATTACTATTACGGAACAATCGTTCAGATCAGAAAACAATTTTCCTTTAGATACTGATGATTCGGTAAAAGTTAACGTAGGATTATTTAATTATGGGAAGGTTCAGGGGGATTCAGTTCTAATAACCATCGTTGATAATCATCTCGGTGTACAGAAATATTTTCTTGAATACTACATTCCTTTACCGCTTTACAAAAAGGATATTTTGCTCAGTATACCAATATCAGGACTTGTTGGTGAACATAATCTTCAAGTCACACTTGACAAAGATAATAAATTTGATGAGATATATGAGAATGACAACTCCGCTTCTTTTAATTTTGTTGTTTATTCGTCATCAGTCAGAACTATTGAAGCAGAAAGATTTTACAATTCATCAAGAGCTAAAGTAAAATTATTAAATCCGGTATTTTTGCCGGAAGGAAATATTACTTCAATGCAGATAAATATTTCTGACAATCCAGATTTCATAAATCCGCTTCAGGATGAAATATTATTAGATACCCTGTCAACACATTATCAACTTTTATCCACTCAACCAAATAAACGATACTGGTTACAAGCGAGAATAAATTCTTTCCAATCCAATTGGTCGGAACCATTCTCATTTTTTAATACGAATGTAAACTACGATTGGTATTTTGGTAATTCGTTTAATCCTGAAGATGTTGAGTTCAATAATATCTCCTTTGACTCAACAAATAATGGCTGGCAATTAAAAAATTATACTAATATTCTCGAAATCACATCTGCCGGATTTAATGACGGCGGTTTTGGTTCAATTAAGTTGAATGACTTGGAATTACTGCCAAATTCATATTACTGGGGAATAGCAACTGCTGTAATAGATTCAATAACACTTAACCCAACAGATTTCAGATATTTTGTTTATCACGAACCTATGATAGCTGACTCATTACTGATAGCTTACATTGATTCTCTTCCTGTAAACACACTTCTTGCTATGACGCTTGCTACTGATGGAGCACAATCTGTACTTGGCTGGTCATCCGGAACTCCTGTTCGTCAGGCCATTGAATCTCTTGGAAGCCTGTATATAGATAGTGTTTTTTACAGGGATTCCTGGTGCATGATTGGTAAAAAGGGTGCATCTCAGGGAACGGTTCTGGAATCATTCAGTAAAAGTTCTGCAGGATTTGCAATGATCGATACAAATGTTTTTGTCTCGTTTACAACCGGATGGATTCAATTACCGCAAATAAAAAATGCGCATCAATGGTTGAGTGTTACTAAAATAGATTCGCTGCCCTCGGGTTCTGAAATAAATTATATTCCGATCGGAATAAAAAGCGATAATACAACAGATACGCTTAATGCATTGACTTTTTCCGGAAACACCGCGGATATAAAAAGCATTAATGCGAACACGTACCCTTCAATTAAAATTTTAACCAGGATAATTGCTAATGATGATTATGAAACCCCTGCATTTAAAGAATTAGGTATTGATTTTATTCCCGTTCCCGACCTCGCCACCAACTACCAGGTTGTTTCTGCGACTGATGATAGTGTTTTGATTGGAGAGAACATCGGTCTTACGTTTTATGTTTACAATGTTGGCGAGAGCAAAGCAGACAGTTTTAGTGTAAAAGTTGAAGTTATTAATGAAGATAATACACGACAGACTATACTCACACAAAAAGTTGATTCATTAAGTCCGGGCTCACAAAATCGTTTTGATATTGTTCACAATACTTCCTCAGGCAGCGGTGCAAAAACATTTTTAATTAATATTGATTCAGAAAATCAAATAAGGGAACTTTTTGAGGATAACAATTTCTTCAGTGTACCATTTTATGTAAAACCTGATACATCTCAACCAACTCTGAACCTGACAATTGATGGAAATGATATACTCGATGGTGAATATATTTCCGCTGAACCGGTAATACATATTGAGCTAAATGACCAATCACTGCTGCCAATAACAGAGCCGAGTTCTGTTATGGTTTATCTGAATGATGAATTAATTCCACCGGACACATCTGTTATCACTTACACCTTCTCTGAGACTAATCCGAAAGTGTCGGTTGATTTTACGCCGGTTTTGGTAGATGGTGAATATAATCTGAAGGTGTTATGGAGAGATTATGAGGGAAATATCGTTGATTCAAGTGGAGTGGAAAAGTTCTTCCTCGTATCTAATGAAGCAAAGATTCTGAATGTTTATAACTATCCCAATCCAACAACTGGTGAAACTCACTTTACATTTAAGTTGACTCAGATTCCTGAAGAGATAAGAATAAAAATATTTACGATTGCAGGAAGATTGGTAAAAGAAATAAAGCTAACTGGTAATGATTTGAAATATGACTTTAACAAAATTTATTGGGATGGCAGAGATGAAGACAATGATTTATTGGGTAATGGTGTTTATCTCTACAAAGTGATAATGAATGCTGGGGACAAAACTGAAGAAGTAACTCAAAAACTGGCGGTTGTAAAATAG
- a CDS encoding glycosyltransferase: protein MIKVCHIVNLITGKSDGVYTHLKMIFQNYDKNRFKHYLIFQGGSIIEKEVKSLGVEVVVLDLLKKKFSIGSFIHIYKILKKFKIDIVHAHLIKPYILGGLVNILARKKLVFNYHGLFIKDNPYYNIAEKTVYYLSHYLIYLFSKADAVLVPSNRSRELLISESKMFPQPFVYYNGYNHKKKFRSTDLELIKQLANIKSAYRIIARVSRLEIEKRIDDAIKIFSKVSANRSNLILLILGNGPLKTQLMDLCNNLKVDSRVIFFDYVPEVTQYFNYFDILLFTSQREGMPLTMWEAMANSVPVVAPDVGGFKEILEENNCGLIYEPGNLTDAEDKLTKLLDEEPYRKRLGENGRIAIESKYNEDKFIQQIEKVYSDLVNS from the coding sequence ATGATAAAAGTATGTCACATAGTTAATTTGATTACAGGTAAATCCGATGGTGTATATACGCACTTGAAAATGATATTTCAAAATTACGATAAAAATAGATTTAAACACTATTTAATATTTCAAGGGGGAAGTATTATTGAAAAAGAAGTTAAGTCATTAGGAGTTGAAGTCGTCGTATTGGATTTGCTGAAGAAAAAGTTTTCGATTGGTTCATTTATTCACATTTATAAAATTTTGAAGAAGTTCAAAATCGATATAGTTCATGCACATCTGATTAAACCTTACATACTAGGTGGGTTGGTAAATATTTTAGCAAGGAAGAAATTAGTTTTCAATTACCACGGGTTATTTATAAAGGATAACCCGTATTACAATATCGCAGAGAAAACAGTTTATTATCTTTCTCATTATCTAATTTATCTATTTAGTAAAGCGGACGCTGTACTTGTACCTTCAAACAGAAGCAGAGAATTATTAATTAGTGAATCTAAAATGTTTCCTCAACCGTTTGTTTACTATAATGGCTATAATCACAAAAAGAAATTTAGAAGTACAGATTTGGAATTAATAAAACAATTAGCTAATATAAAATCCGCATATCGAATTATAGCACGTGTGAGCAGGCTTGAAATTGAAAAAAGAATTGATGATGCTATTAAGATTTTTAGTAAAGTTTCAGCAAATCGAAGCAACTTAATTCTTCTAATTTTGGGGAATGGACCTCTGAAAACTCAGTTGATGGATCTTTGCAATAATCTTAAAGTTGATTCAAGAGTAATTTTCTTCGATTATGTCCCAGAAGTAACTCAGTACTTTAATTATTTTGATATTTTATTATTTACTTCACAAAGAGAAGGAATGCCTTTAACAATGTGGGAAGCTATGGCAAACTCAGTTCCCGTTGTAGCCCCGGATGTAGGTGGTTTTAAAGAAATACTCGAAGAAAATAACTGTGGACTTATTTACGAACCAGGAAATCTAACGGATGCTGAAGATAAGCTCACTAAACTTTTAGATGAGGAGCCGTACCGAAAAAGATTAGGTGAGAATGGTCGAATTGCCATTGAATCTAAATACAACGAGGACAAATTTATTCAGCAGATTGAAAAAGTGTATTCAGATCTGGTTAATTCTTGA
- a CDS encoding peptidoglycan DD-metalloendopeptidase family protein, with protein sequence MVKLLTYLFVAFLFLIKSFPQTGDIQQKESELTSIKSEINDLEKELAAKSASQKKTFEAVENLSKQNYLLNKVLADLRYEINKKDSEIKSVEKKIAQTENDIKVLQDNYARYVNAIYKKGQYNELESLLDAESVQQALMRTYYLQVFAKQREKDLEKLVSKKDELAEAKTVLKLEKANKIKLVSERDSEKKLLNKKLSEKKSTLKSIEKNNKELKKIIVAKKESQKKIEQLITNLMEQATKENEQKYASVTESGSESEKIKDENIAFDYDLTTSSFASIADLKGKMIWPLHKGKIIRKFGENKHKSLNTVTLNYGVDIKANKDKNVRSVGEGVVAAIDWLPGYGNVIIVSHKQNYRTVYGHVSEIFVSEGDKVKSGSVIAIVDEGIDGFVLHFELWKGRDKQNPESWLGRN encoded by the coding sequence ATGGTAAAATTACTTACATATTTATTTGTTGCGTTCCTCTTCTTAATTAAATCTTTTCCACAGACGGGTGATATCCAGCAAAAAGAATCAGAACTCACTTCGATTAAATCTGAAATAAACGATCTAGAAAAAGAATTAGCAGCAAAATCAGCATCTCAGAAAAAAACTTTTGAGGCAGTTGAAAATCTGAGCAAACAAAATTATCTGTTAAATAAAGTGCTGGCAGATTTACGTTATGAAATAAATAAGAAAGATTCTGAAATTAAATCAGTGGAGAAGAAAATTGCGCAAACAGAAAATGACATAAAAGTTCTTCAGGATAATTATGCTCGTTATGTAAATGCTATCTACAAAAAAGGGCAGTACAATGAACTTGAAAGTCTACTCGATGCTGAATCAGTTCAGCAGGCATTGATGCGTACTTATTATCTGCAGGTCTTTGCAAAGCAACGTGAAAAAGATCTGGAAAAACTTGTGTCTAAAAAGGATGAACTTGCTGAAGCTAAAACAGTACTCAAACTTGAAAAAGCCAATAAGATTAAGCTGGTATCTGAAAGAGATTCTGAAAAGAAACTTCTTAATAAAAAACTGAGTGAAAAAAAATCAACTCTTAAATCGATTGAGAAAAACAACAAAGAGTTAAAAAAAATAATCGTCGCAAAAAAAGAATCTCAGAAGAAAATTGAACAACTTATCACAAATTTGATGGAGCAGGCTACAAAGGAAAATGAGCAGAAGTATGCTTCTGTTACCGAAAGTGGAAGTGAATCTGAGAAAATTAAAGACGAAAATATAGCTTTCGATTATGATTTGACGACAAGTTCATTTGCATCGATCGCTGATTTAAAAGGTAAAATGATCTGGCCTTTGCATAAAGGTAAAATCATCCGAAAGTTTGGAGAGAACAAGCATAAATCATTAAACACAGTAACACTTAATTACGGTGTAGATATAAAAGCAAATAAAGATAAGAATGTCCGAAGCGTAGGAGAAGGAGTAGTTGCAGCAATTGACTGGCTTCCCGGTTACGGTAATGTGATTATTGTATCACACAAGCAAAATTATCGGACGGTTTATGGTCACGTTTCAGAAATATTTGTTTCTGAGGGTGATAAAGTAAAATCCGGCTCAGTGATCGCAATCGTTGATGAAGGTATAGACGGATTCGTTTTGCATTTTGAACTATGGAAGGGGAGGGATAAGCAGAACCCTGAAAGCTGGCTTGGGAGGAATTAA
- a CDS encoding DUF4292 domain-containing protein, giving the protein MKLFKLIILPLVIVILTLEGCVPSKPIEDEELLSSERLINKLEANRRKIKNFEGVGVFEIDSEQYSNSASFQVIMQKPDSVYFSVLGPFGMELAQALVTKENYIFYDALQNTAYRGRVDDDVLQNIFKVDLSFSDLVDAFLGSVNLTQNLYKQPSNYSVDGQEYVLTYTDEKNQLTSVYRVDILELGITNYKLYSLDKSINLEGNYSKFELIENVAVPFNIEVNNKVENQKVKIRYKNIFANAKGLKVKFDIPPDAQIIEW; this is encoded by the coding sequence TTGAAATTATTTAAGCTAATAATTCTTCCGTTAGTAATTGTTATTCTTACTTTAGAAGGATGTGTCCCATCAAAACCAATCGAAGACGAGGAGCTTTTATCTTCAGAAAGGTTGATTAACAAACTGGAAGCTAACAGAAGAAAAATAAAAAACTTTGAAGGTGTCGGGGTTTTTGAAATTGATTCAGAACAATATAGTAACAGTGCAAGTTTTCAGGTGATAATGCAAAAACCGGATTCTGTTTATTTTTCTGTTCTCGGTCCTTTTGGAATGGAGCTAGCTCAAGCTTTGGTTACCAAGGAAAACTATATTTTTTATGATGCATTACAAAATACTGCTTACAGGGGCAGGGTGGATGATGATGTGCTGCAGAATATATTCAAGGTAGATTTATCATTTTCGGATTTAGTCGATGCGTTTCTTGGATCGGTTAACTTGACGCAAAATCTATATAAACAACCAAGCAACTATTCTGTAGATGGGCAGGAATATGTTCTGACTTATACTGATGAGAAAAATCAATTGACCTCAGTTTACAGAGTTGATATTCTTGAATTGGGAATCACTAATTATAAATTATATTCTCTTGATAAAAGTATTAATCTTGAAGGTAACTATTCGAAGTTTGAGTTGATTGAAAATGTTGCTGTACCATTCAATATTGAAGTCAATAACAAAGTTGAAAATCAGAAAGTTAAGATCCGGTATAAAAATATTTTTGCTAATGCCAAAGGATTAAAAGTTAAATTTGATATCCCGCCTGATGCTCAAATAATAGAATGGTAA